The DNA segment GCGAACCCAGCGACGGGAACCGCAACGTTTCCCTGGCGTTTTCGTCTCTGACAATCGGTTCGAGCGGATCGGCCGCGACGACGAGCGGTGACTGGAAGTCGTCGGCACTCATTCCGTTGACCGGGACGCCGGCGGTAAAGCGGTTGAACGCCGGCAGGACGAGCAGCTCCGCACTGTCGGGACCGCCGGGCCCTCGCAGGAAGCAGGGCCGTCGCTGCCCCTCGATCTCGATGGCCGGGTGGTCGTGACCCAGGACGTACCGCTCGGCCTCGACGCCGGGCCGTTCGTGTCCGTGGACAACGACCGTCCGATCGTCGGGCCGTTCGTGTCCGTGGACAACGACCGTCCGATCGTCGAGCCGATACCGATCTACGATCGGACCGTCACGGATCTCTCCGAGCATCGTGTCGTGGTTGCCGGCGACGACGATCAGTTCCGCACCAGCATCGGCGACGCGCTCGTCCAGTGCCGCGAGCCGGTGCTCGACGGTCGGCGTGGCCGTATCGAACGCGTGGAGCAGGTCGCCGGCGACGACGACATCCCGGGGCTCTGTCGCCTCGAGCAGGTTCACGAATCGGTCGAGGACGTCCCGCCCGTCCTCGATCGGCGCCTCGACCGCCGACTCCGACGCCCGACCGAAGTGGAGGTCCGCGAGGACGAGCGTCTCCTCGATCAGGGCCGCCCGGTCGCGAAACGTAATCGCCATCGACGGACCTGCGGGCGCGGGCAACAAAAGGAGTCGGTCATGAGCGGGAACGGCCAAGGCCGCGTGCTCTCGCACTGTCGACGCGCAACACTGACTACCGTATCCGATTTTCCGATTTGATACGCCGGAGCGTATTTTTATAACGCGTCGTACCCGAGCCTCTGGTATCAGTAGAGATGAGTACCGATATGGGGTCCGCGCGCGTCTGCGTCACGAACGCCAAGGGCGGGACCGGCAAGACGACGATCGCGATCAACGTCGCGGGGGCGCTCAACGAGCGCGGCCGCGACGTACTGTTCGTCGATCTCGATCCCCAGGGTAACGCGACGGAAGGCCTGGGATTGCTGGAGGCTTACGACAGGGACCCGCCCACGTTCTTCGACGTGCTGACCGACCACCGACAGCGCGATCGAGTCGAAGAGTTGATCGTCGAACACGAGGAGATGGACGTTCTGCCGAGTAACATCGACCTCTTGCAAGCCGAACACGAGTTGACCATCGCCGATCTCATCGCGCGCGTCAAGCACGATCCCAACGCGGACATCGACCCGTCAGCACTGGCTTCTCTCGGGATCAACGTCTCCCCCGAGGCGGTGACGGGCCCACACGCGCTGGACGTGCTCGACGAGGCGCTGTCGGGCGTCGAAGACGCGTACGACTACGTGATCATCGATTCCCCGCCGTTTTACGGGAAACTGACTGATACCGGGATTTACGCGGCCCAGCACATCCTCGTGCCGGCGCTGACGGAGGCGACTTCCGAGCGGGCGATCGAGCTGCTCATCGACCAGATGGCGGCCCTGGAAGGGCAGACGGACATCACCGTCGAGACGATGGGCGTCGTCGCGAACCGCGTCGAGAAGACCAACGAGGACCGGATGATGCTCGAGTGGCTCAACGAGGTGTTCGACGAGTTCCCGCTCTGGGAAGTCCGGAAACGGGTCGCACTGCAGCGCGCGTTCAAGTCCGGTAAATCGGTGTTTGCGGCCGACGAATCGGTCGACATGGCCGACGTCTTTCTCGATATCGCCGCGGAGTTCGACGAGCGATTCGGGTTCGAAACCGCTGATCGCACACACGAGGTGACACATGACTGACGATGACGACGATCGTATGGAACGGGCGAAACGTATCCGACGAATGCGCGAAGGGCGGCGCGGTGACTCGGCCGACGAAAATGACGAGGAATCGGGAGACGACGGTGAACTACCCAGCGACGACACCGGGCAACGCTCCGATGCCGGCAGTGAGCGCAACGACGGCGATCCCACGGATCGAACGCCTACAGACGGCCACGAATCGAGTGGCGAGAGTGAGGCGACGCTGGAGACGGACCGGGGCGGCGAGAATGAGGCGACGCCGGAGACGGACCACGAGAGTGAGGACGACCCATCAGCAGCGACGGCGGACGATCCGAGTGGAGAATCGTCCGAATCCGAGTGGTTCGAGGGTGAGGCGACCGGGGACGACGACCAGACCGAAATGACCGCACACGATTCACCAGCCGCCGACGAACCAGCGACGGACGACGAGACGAGCGAGACGACTGGACGGGACGCGACCGGCGATGACGACGCGTCGGCAGCGGCCTCGTCGGCGGCGGCCGCGGCGGCTGCCTTCGAGAGCGATAGCGACGACGTGTCGGCCGTCGAAGAGGGCAAGACAGTCGACGCCGACGCGTCCGGTTCGGAGGACGCCGGGACGACCAGCCAGCCGGACGGTGCTGCGACGACGTCCGACGACGCCGACGAGCCGACGGAGATCGAGGGTCCCACGGCCACCCAGTCGACGGCGGCCGAGACCGAAGCGGAGATCCGCGTGCTGGAGTTCCGACTCGGCGACGAGCAGTACTGTCTCGAC comes from the Halapricum desulfuricans genome and includes:
- a CDS encoding ParA family protein; the encoded protein is MSTDMGSARVCVTNAKGGTGKTTIAINVAGALNERGRDVLFVDLDPQGNATEGLGLLEAYDRDPPTFFDVLTDHRQRDRVEELIVEHEEMDVLPSNIDLLQAEHELTIADLIARVKHDPNADIDPSALASLGINVSPEAVTGPHALDVLDEALSGVEDAYDYVIIDSPPFYGKLTDTGIYAAQHILVPALTEATSERAIELLIDQMAALEGQTDITVETMGVVANRVEKTNEDRMMLEWLNEVFDEFPLWEVRKRVALQRAFKSGKSVFAADESVDMADVFLDIAAEFDERFGFETADRTHEVTHD
- a CDS encoding metallophosphoesterase — protein: MAITFRDRAALIEETLVLADLHFGRASESAVEAPIEDGRDVLDRFVNLLEATEPRDVVVAGDLLHAFDTATPTVEHRLAALDERVADAGAELIVVAGNHDTMLGEIRDGPIVDRYRLDDRTVVVHGHERPDDRTVVVHGHERPGVEAERYVLGHDHPAIEIEGQRRPCFLRGPGGPDSAELLVLPAFNRFTAGVPVNGMSADDFQSPLVVAADPLEPIVRDENARETLRFPSLGSLRHHL
- a CDS encoding chemotaxis protein CheW, whose amino-acid sequence is MTDDDDDRMERAKRIRRMREGRRGDSADENDEESGDDGELPSDDTGQRSDAGSERNDGDPTDRTPTDGHESSGESEATLETDRGGENEATPETDHESEDDPSAATADDPSGESSESEWFEGEATGDDDQTEMTAHDSPAADEPATDDETSETTGRDATGDDDASAAASSAAAAAAAFESDSDDVSAVEEGKTVDADASGSEDAGTTSQPDGAATTSDDADEPTEIEGPTATQSTAAETEAEIRVLEFRLGDEQYCLDIQHVEEIVKEGTVTRVPNTPDHVRGVVDLRGQITTILDPKVSLDIDETDDEQLIIVFDEETFEDQGHTGWVVDEVRQVMPIKESEVKDSPLDQQAVNGVIERDGEFVIWTEPEVALLED